ATCCTCTGAATTGCTCCCCAATAACAGGCATATTCACACATGTGGCAATCCCTGCAAGTACCACAGGAAAGACACCTGTCAGCTTCTTTCTGCGGATCGGTAAAGTCAGTTCTGCAGATATCATAATACTCTGTTCTGATCCTTTCGTAGGGGATTAAACTCTTCCTTTCAAAAGAGTAGGGTGCTGACATAAGCCTTGTGTGAACGTGCTCTGCAACGACCCTTCCATGCCCTATTGCATGGGTAACAAGCC
This DNA window, taken from Thermodesulfovibrionales bacterium, encodes the following:
- a CDS encoding 4Fe-4S binding protein, which produces LVTHAIGHGRVVAEHVHTRLMSAPYSFERKSLIPYERIRTEYYDICRTDFTDPQKEADRCLSCGTCRDCHMCEYACYWGAIQRIEHGDGSYEYIVDDDKCIGCGFCAGICPCGVWEMVENI